The following DNA comes from Vespa crabro chromosome 25, iyVesCrab1.2, whole genome shotgun sequence.
ATTGTGAAGTATTAGTTGATAAATATAGACCGAAAACTATGAAACAAATATTAGGACAACAAGGGGATAAAAGTTCTGCGAAGAAGTTATATACTTGGTTATTAAATTGgcataaaaatcaaaatggaACTAAAAAACATACCAAACCTAGTaagattattctttattatttaaatgtatacaaatatttatacatttgtatataattgtaatatctaactgtattttcttttatgaggTCCCTGGGCAAAAAATGATGATGGAGCATTTTTCAAAGCTGCTCTATTATCTGGACCACCCGGTATTGGTAAAACTACTACTGCTCAGGTTGTATCTAATGAATTAGGTTTCGATCTGTTAGAATTTAATGCTTCTGATACAAGAAGCAAGAAacttttaaaagaagaagtttCTGAAATTCTATCGAATACAACAATAAAGAATTACTTTAGTAgtaagtattttttctttacattgttctttttgttcttaatacagttaaattttatatttaccatgtaatatcatttagatcaaaaaggagaaggaaaagttaaacatgtattattaatgGATGAAGTTGATGGTATGGCTGGTAATGAGGATCGTGGAGGTTTGCAGGAATTAGTCAGCTTAATCAAATCTACAGATGTACCAATAATTTGTATTTGCAATGACCGGAATAATCCAAAAATGAGAACCCTCTCCAATTATACATTTGATCTCAGATTTCAAAAACCAAGATTAGAGCAAATCAGGGTATGAAgtaaagatatatgtatataatataattatactatattatatttaaattaaaaattttttcttaggCAGCAATGAAGTCAATatgttataaagaaaatataaaaatatcaacagaACAACTCGATCGTTTAATTGAATCAACCAATCAAGATATTCGTCAAGTGattaatcatttatcattattaaatgaaaaatctgATAATGTAACAAAGACAGAGAGTAAACcaaataaagatttaaaattGGGTCCTTGGGACGTAGTGAAAAAGGTTTTAAGTTTTGAGGAACACAAAAATAtgagtattaatgaaaaaagtgatcttttctttcatgatTATAATATAGCATCATTGTTTGTGCaagaaaattatctttcaGTTATACCTGCAGCACCAaagtttgtataaaaaatatattatttttgattaatttctattttacatatatatatatatataaatatatgtatgcacattTTTAGAACTGAATTATTAGAAAGAGTTGCACAAGCTGCAGAGAGTATAGCATTAGGAgatgatatagaaaaagaaattcgaagtAACAATGCTTGGTCTCTTCTGCCAATTCAAGCTTGTTTTTCTTCAGTTATTCCTGGTAATATGATGTCCggagatataaaaaatcaaattaattttccatCCTGGCTTGGGTGTAActcaaaaaagaataaatttgataggttaattttatcatttattttatttaattttaatagatatattcattgtaatatataaattcattattttagaTTATTGCAAGAGATTACTGTACACACACGTTTAAGTACTGGTGCGAATAAGGCAGCTATCAATTtagattatttaaatcatataaaagATGCAATTATTAAACCTTTGGTTAACAATGGTACTGAAGGAGTAGATGAAGCGGTTAATGTTATGAaccattatcatttattaaggtatttattatttttcatttaaatttgtatatatacatatttgtacaTAGAAATCTGAAagtataaatgaattaatatgttaattatgttattatatgtgttaatataattaattgtttaaaaatttatatcagaGAGGATTTAGATTCCTTAAATGAAGTTTCTTTGTGGCCAGGACAACGTAATTCACTTCAAGCTGTTGATAGTAAggtaaattgaatttatatatttgtatattgcttctaatttataaatagtataaaatagttataaatagtaataaactaatttataaattatacattttatatatatatatatatatatatatatatatatatatatatatttatgcaatTACAATGTTATATAGGTATTAGCATCATTTACCagaacatataataaaaaatctagTGGTGTACCttatactattaataacagtaaagcAAAAAAATCTGTAGCAGCTTCGCAAGAAGATGTAGAATTTGTAGATGATATTAATTCAGATGAAGAGGAAGATAACATTGATACTGATAAAATGATTAAGGTATTTTTaaagacaaatttttttctttttttacttttttatgtattttgttttaatagaATACGCATTTTTGTATCTGTATATTATTAACCGaagttatataattaaatttactgTTACAGGCAAAAAAGCCAAcggcaaaaaataaaaaagaaacagagaaaaaaagtagtgATAAACCTTCCACCAAACGTGGAAAAGGgagcaataagaaaaataattttttgtaaggaaacatatgcatgtattacatgccacacacacacatatatatatatatagcttgcCTTCTGCGATTCATTAATGTAAATGTTTTGTTCAAAGTACGATTCATTGCAAACAAGTACAAATCTGTAAGACTTTTAAGTTATATGGTACAGCAGCTCTGTTGTAcactaaaaatatatatagtttctaaatatttttttctgacaatatatacaatataattaagaaattttaataacgaacaAATTTCGCgcttatatttcataatattttatatgttcttaaatattttgttctcATTTTTGTTgtgtattttattatgaatctTCCTATTGCTAATtctattatgaaatttttaattatttaaaatactgcTATTTTAAAATGAACGATCTCAACGCCACTTTCACTGATTGGATGTTTGTATTTTCATTAACGATCGCTGATTGGGTAATGCCCTTGTCCCTCTCAAATGTGCCAACATCACTCTAGTGATTATACTTATCGTTAGTTTTACGgatatttgaaaaaacaattcatttgttttttatttgaacttttttttaaatatttaaaaataattaattataacaaaagtaatttaatttttcaagatttttaatagttatatatttttctttttacttgttaaaattaaattacccTAGAACATTACTTACCAAGTTCAATTGCtcgaaaatgtattttttacattgaatgaaaatagtatatccgtatatctatttttattgtaataatcaataaaaaataaattaaaaaaaaaaaatgttgtaaATCTGTTCTTGAAAAAAGtgaatctttatttctttcatcatGAATAAGCTAATctgaaattaatattgattctTATGCTCTTTGagcatataaaattattaagaaagtatataatatcgcCATTGTAGTAATAGTCCagtttttattcaaatataattgtaacaagaaaatgtataacgttatattgtacattattatattcctttttgCAAAAGATATGCATTTTAAATACGCACAGTTCCTTTCACTTATGATTCTTTCatcgtttattttaaaagaaataatttcaatacttGACGCTTAATGTTTATCGTTTCTTGAATTATGAGTAAATAAGAATAGATgattattcaatataattcgttgaacaattattattttttttttccttaaaaatGTCTCGTTGATCTAGATttacaaaaaagatataatctttttgtttctgATTTCTTTTCGAGgatatattctaataaaattttattgatttgtaATCAATTACattactttcattttatatatatcttcacgttcagatataagtataatttcgtatatttagaatataatagaataaaaaaatactgaTCAATCAGTTTTATTAGTTGATCATTTTAAAACTGGCTTAACCAGTTCTTCATACAAAAGATcgtattattcgaaatatttcgaattttattgaaaaaaaaatgtacgagcacatttttaaaatgttaaactttcgaaatatgaaatatgaaagagtcttttttttttaatttttaaatcaaccgagatactttaattaaaacgtaggtgtatatgatatacaaatatgtacatatatctacatgtacgtatatatcttaataatttacatgATTGTTAATAATACGTAAATGTGGCAACTAAAAaggattattctttttttttgttttaaattttttattagtattattattattaagtacaCATATCTTTTGTTTATGTTTACTAGTTTTACAACACAAATTATCTATTGCATATTTGTATGATGTAAAATAAtcgtcatttattatttattattttttaattaatttatttattatttattatttattattttcttcggcaaaaatcaaacgaattataaaatatcatagcGCATGAAAATGTTCTTCGCATTAACTAGAATGAAggatttttttatcattatacaaACTTTTgattagtataataatttatatttgtaaaatatcttATACTGTgacaaaaatatgataatgagATATTACGATTATTCCCTTCATTAAAAGATTGCATGGCCTTATGCTcttcattattaaaaagagtAAACATTTTTTgcgtttttaacgataatgaataaaatgatatttgacatctcgaaatattaattaatcatcaatcgtttatttatttattcgaatctttaattaatcgtcaattaattaaaaatatttacgacaatacctataattttataaatatttcgatatgatgattaatttttgattaatttttatccaagataataataaatatatattacaaacgtatgtccgataatattattatattttttcaatcctTCACTCATATTTaccatagaaaaaataataaaaaataattgaaataactgaaaaagaaatttctacgTGTTTACTTTATTACGACATCACAAATATtagaaatcaaaattatttaaataaatatattatttacttatgtaAAGATAATTAACGACGGTcctaaaatataaagaatattaaaaattttcaattttgagAAATAAATCTGGATGTTAAGGATTGTATCCTTTATTACAAAATCCTAATTTGTAGATAAATGCTTtgtgtatataaatgataatattataaaacatttattgaCAGTTCAATCAAGTATATTCTGAGAactattatgaaataatacaaatatttatatatatatttatatatgtatatatatatatatatatatatatatatatatatatatatatttacaataaaatttccAAAAATCTCAATCATAAGTATTTTTAatcttcatttttcatatcttttataCTTCAACAGGAAACTAACCTCACATATTTCATAACAATttgatatttgttttatttcacagatttttttattgaatcgtaaaatttcaaattcttaaaatttttctaaagaaaaattgataccATTAATGTTACTagaataaaactaataaacaataaaattccAATTTTAATGGTAACATATGATATTGAACGTAATTATTGCAAAAAGATACGAATATATGAGTgaagataaaacaaatttatatttatttctctttaatctattatatttcttaaataaaaatatctctcgtttaaaatgaaattttgtaaaattaagaaataaaaatatgaagaaaattacgtttatatgtattaagatcccttttatttttcgtctGTGAAGTTTAGATTTTGTTTGTGAAACATAACGTAGAAGTATCGTGGCAGTTTcaaattatcgaataaataaaattatttttcatatgttCTTTTTAacgttctatttaaaaaatataattaattactatcCTTTATCTCTtacagatatattaaaaatgtgatCTTATTGGCGATCAGCGCTATGAGCGTTCTTTCAAAATGCAATTAACTGACGAAGTTGCCGCAAGGTGTCGCATTCTTCTCGTTATCATTTTCCGACATTAAGATgcttattataatgattttgaatgattttctttatcgcTTCTCGGCCTATGGCTAAGATCAAAGTGTAGTATCTGTTCTTATCAGCTTAATATCTGATACGCTGCTCATAGAGCAGCCAGAATATTAGCTAGATTTTTGGAACTTGGCGGAAGGCCGGGGCTTGCTCCGCCTCTGCCGGGGGTTGAGCCGGTATTGCAGTACCGCCGGATTCAGCCCGtcttaacgaaaataaaaaataatttttatttaatatttttattttaagggACGTTATTTTACTGTTGATTTTGTAACGCTTTTTATGGTAATTGATTAAAAGAGACGTTATAATTAACATCTGATTTTTGGGTAAAAATGTCATTCATTTTATAggtagttttttatttttatttctttatttttctcgagtTTTAAGCAGATTTGTTCAATTAACACATTGAATATCGTTGGGGTCACCGATGACCGGCCTCGATTTGGGTATAGTGCCGTGGATGCCACCGGCGATGCGACGTATAgtgaaataaatacataattggGGTAAACATCTCGAtccaatacattttttaaataataccatTGATTCAGTAATAGTTTAAATATGAAGAGCAACAAACAGCATTTTCgtcatattttacttttttactagagaaaaggtaaaaatgcTGTTTAAGCCAGAAAGAAATTAACTGATGTGTATGGAGATGTATTGACAGTATGACAATGGCAGAACTGGTTTGCAAAATTTTGATCCGGCAATTTTGATGTCGAAGATGCACCACGTTCTGGAAGGCCGGTTGAAGCTGATAAAGACACGATAAAGGCATTAGTTGATGCAAATCGGCGAATAACAACACGTGAGATCAGTGAGAGGTtgaatttatcaaattcaacTGTTTATGACCACTTGAAAGGTCTGGGTTTAACCTCGAAGCTTGGTATATGGATTTCCCATGTTCTTACGGAGAGAAATTTGTGTTTTAGCGTTGACGTCTGTGATTAGCTTCTCAAACGTCACGAAAATGATCCATTTTTGAAGCGCATCATTACTGGGGACGAAAAATGGGTTGTATATAACAATGTCAAACTCAAGAGATCATGGAGCAAAAAAGATGAACCGGCTCAAAGCATTTCCAAAGTCAATATTCATCAATAGGTGATGCTGTCTGTTTGGTGGGATTTTAAaggaatcgtttttatttctttgagaTTTTACCGGATAAAACAACAATTAATTCGGAAGTCTACTGTCATCAGCTGGACAAACTGAATGATGCACTTCAACAGAAAAGGCCAGAATTAATCAACAGAAAAGGTATAGTGTTCCTCCAAGATAATGCGAGATCTCATACAAGTTTGGTCACTCGCCAAA
Coding sequences within:
- the LOC124432447 gene encoding replication factor C subunit 1; translation: MPRDIRSYFTCTTKKPTNQSTDKSTDKSTDKSTVKSTVKKKKRAIISSDEEDTKSCAVVKRTKLTKKINKHHLLSDSDDEVQIVSNTKNEKAEVQLINDTQNVSHITNKPVSTISPAEMFSKTSVTRETMPRVKKKPKTKEAKTHLDDEFEFTLSKLDTTIIEKEYLQGVKENEYENKEDDKKDKKDNKIDDQIESEKSNTSNKEKKHNMSVDDEISYKKEDIKQKDKSSSNKEFSLTNVEHNIDKRIKNSSKKSLKRTKHTSAIEIEPKRLKKENANSSMSDEYEERIQMKKQNSILYQKYLQRGGARNPGSKEVPQGAEYCLAGLSFVITGVLDSLEDNEAKELITKYGGRILHQVSKNTDYLIVGEEYGPAKMAKANELKIKKISEDDLLEFIRTRPKGKAEDVKQSKRAKSKEKPMSKVEPSAISKPQKNVKETMEPIKSTVELVKETTIPVKETTKTVKETTKSVEETAESVKETEKHVKHTQSSVTKLDTKVANNAIITENCEVLVDKYRPKTMKQILGQQGDKSSAKKLYTWLLNWHKNQNGTKKHTKPSPWAKNDDGAFFKAALLSGPPGIGKTTTAQVVSNELGFDLLEFNASDTRSKKLLKEEVSEILSNTTIKNYFSNQKGEGKVKHVLLMDEVDGMAGNEDRGGLQELVSLIKSTDVPIICICNDRNNPKMRTLSNYTFDLRFQKPRLEQIRAAMKSICYKENIKISTEQLDRLIESTNQDIRQVINHLSLLNEKSDNVTKTESKPNKDLKLGPWDVVKKVLSFEEHKNMSINEKSDLFFHDYNIASLFVQENYLSVIPAAPKTELLERVAQAAESIALGDDIEKEIRSNNAWSLLPIQACFSSVIPGNMMSGDIKNQINFPSWLGCNSKKNKFDRLLQEITVHTRLSTGANKAAINLDYLNHIKDAIIKPLVNNGTEGVDEAVNVMNHYHLLREDLDSLNEVSLWPGQRNSLQAVDSKVLASFTRTYNKKSSGVPYTINNSKAKKSVAASQEDVEFVDDINSDEEEDNIDTDKMIKAKKPTAKNKKETEKKSSDKPSTKRGKGSNKKNNFL